The window AAAAAAAGCTAAACATCTATTAAaaagcaagcaagaaagaaagacCACGAATACTCCTATCCAAAACTAGGTTAGAAAAATCAGCATCATCATTCCTCAAACATATTTTTTCCCATAAGATTATTGTCTAATCAAGGTAAGCACGTGTGAATAGTATATTAATGTGAAAttcaagagagagaagagggaaaaCGGTCTATAAACCCTGTAGCATAGAAAGATGCGGTTGGTTAATCCAGAACTATTAGGGCGAGCCAGATACCTGATTTCTATAAGGATAGATGTACTCTGAAGTGAGCTCCATGTATTTGCATTTCATGATCCCTGCTGGACCTCCCTTGAATCCGTACAGCGTGCTCCCCTTGGCTCGATCCTGCAAGTAATCTACCATGACGACAAAAAAGATGAGGAAACCAAGAAATTAATCCATCACACAATCAACCAAaagcacaccaaaaaaaaaatcatccatgaccACAAAAGGATATAGAAagaaatcaatcaatcaataaggggtaaaaatccaaaagaaacaatgaAACGAAGCGCTCACCAAAGATCCCAGAGATGACATTGTGCCCACCGGGAGCCTGGCCTCCAGAGAGCACCACTCCGACCTTAAGACTCCCAGCCATCTCCGAAGGAGCGGAACCCGTCGGAACTAGCGTGGCGGAGGGCTGGCCGAAAAGATTAGGAAACAGCTTCTTGATCTCATCTGCAATCGATATCGTCACAAGCATGACAATCAAAACACAGACCATCATTGGCCTCAGATCGATCGATATAGATCTCAATCAAGTCAtaagggggagagagaaaacaggggagacagATACCGGGGTTCCCGGCGGCGGAGCTCAGAGGGCCGTCCACGATCTTGAAGGGTCCCCTAACgacggaggggagggggagggagtggTTAAGGCGGCTAGTCTGCACCTCGCTGTACACCGCCGCGAGGCGGCCGGGCGACGGCCCCTTGCCGCCGTTGGCGAGGATGGAGTTCGCAGCCATCCGCGGAGATCGAGAAAGATGATGAGATGAGAGCAAGCGACGGAGAAGATATATCACTTTGTATAGTGTGCTTACGGTCCTTTTATAGcagggggagagggagcagggTGGGATCGGTTAGGGTTATCGTCACGGAGTTATCCGACGTTATATGATCAGGATTCAGGGGGTGAGGGAGAAAGTCTAGGGCTCAAGCCTCGAGCTATGAACCACCAGTTATATGAGCGGAGGTGAGGCAACGCTCGATCTATgaaccggagaggagggaggaggcttgAGGGAGAATCGGGAGGCGGAGAGGCGGAAATGCTAGGGCTCGATCGGGTGGGTACTCAGGGAGGCGGAGAGGCGGAAAAGGATTCCAGGCTAGGGATCGATCGGGAGAGGAGGAAGCTACCGACGCTTCTTTGAAGCGTGAGGATATGTGGCGCTTGGGGTATTTTTTTCCGATGCTAGTgaatagcgtcggcaaaaaagggtCGGCTTTTCCCACATTTCCTGTAGTGTGCTTGGCATGGTGCACCGCTACGTGATGCACATGGTGTAGACAGggccggctcgagccttaggcgactgaggcggtcgcctaaggcctccgGCCCAAGGAAGGCCCCGCTCTGCCACCCACTgcccagtttttttttttttctgtttaacGCTGCACAGCTTCACATCCGAAAGCTACCGGCTATCGCTTGGCTACGCCGCTACAGTGCGTCCCCGACGACAGACAGGCTACGGGCTATAGGTGGCTGAGGTGAGGTAAGGCGGGCGACGGCTACGATAAACAACGGACAttccctccccccttctctccccccttctctgccggtgctttttttttgctgaacctTCTCGGCTTCTTTAGTTCTCCTCTCCCCCCAGACTTCAGTGCTTTTTGCCTTCTTCAGTTCTTCAGTTCTTCGGCGGCTCGACCCTTCCCTTCTCAGCTCGATTGTGACACCGTCGACGGCTTGAGGCTTCTCAAATCTTCAGTTCTTGGGCTGCCCCTGCTTCAAAGTCCGGATCTCCTCTCCAACTCTCCTCGCCTCGGCTCCTCCGACCTCTAGGCTCTGGCCTCCATGGCTCCGCTCTAAAGTCTCATCCTCCTCGGCAGTCGGCTCCTCTCGATCTCGTCAGTGGTCCACGGTCGACCATCCTCCGGCTCCAAGAAGGCAAGAACCCGATGATAAGAAGGCAGTCGGCTCCTCTCGATCTCTCCACAGCTAGCCAGCCACTAACTCTAAGTCGGGCCCGGGAGCATCCAAGTTCCAATGGGATTACGGGAAGCTTCCAATTTTATCGTCGCTGCCCAACTTGTAGAGTTGTAACCTGTAAGTcttgatttctcttttttttgatttcCTGTGATCAAGTGCaagatataaaaaagaaaatcctgATTCTCTTTTCTCTCCTGCCGTTCTATCTGATTTCTTTTATCTGTTTTCTTCTTTACTTCCCTTTCCCTCTCTGGTCTCTCTGTATGGGTTTGATCAGCTGCATCTCTTGTTTTTTGTTGCTGGTCCATGCTCTTGGAATTGTTATATTGCAATCTACTGTTGGCACATCAGATGTTTGTTAATTTGCTGCAGTGATTTGTTCATAGACAATATAGCATTGGTCCAATGCATTTCAGGGCCCAATGCGTTTAGATAGGATTCTTGTGTTATTTTTTTGTTCCTGATTTGAAGTTCTCTACAAAGTAAAATACATATCATTCTCCATTTAGTGTTTGCTTGTTGTTTTTGCCTAACTCATAATTGGTTTTCACATGCAGAGTTGTAGCTGTTGCAACTCAATTCCAACGGTCTTTTATGAAACTTCTATGTGATGCTCAATTTGAAGAACTATCAGCACAAGATTTGCTGTTGATATATGCATTGAACAATGACTATCTCTTGACATTGCCAATCTATGTTGATTGGAAAAAGGCTTCGGAGTCCAATGCAATAATATTTTAGGTAAAGTCATTGGGCTTAATtctaacctatgttttggttgaaCAAGGAAATCACGTAATTGTGACATTGTTGTTGAACATATTGGTTGTGTACGTAATTCATTGTTTCGTCCTACTGTTTTGGAAGTATCAGTATCATTAAAAGGTTAAATGCAGCTTGTATCATTTCCTTTGTACCATTCACATATTCAGATTAAGATACAGTTTTCTTTGCTTATTTCCTGCTATGCCGATGTTACTTTTGTTATTGCTTTTAGTTATCACCCAGTGTatgtttgtttctttttctggtGAAGCTTCCTAATAAACATCCATTATAAAGAACTACTTAGTAATTGTAGCATACATTGAACATCTCAGTCTGGTTTGCAATATATTTATAAACACAGTTTTAAGTTCTATCCAGGGCTCTGAATCTGAAAAGTTGAACTTCTTGGTTTTGCTTGGAGCCAATGCAAAACCTAGGTTGGCTTTGGAGTTTTGGCTTGTAAGACCATATTTAGTTGTATATATGGGCTATTTGTGTTTTTCTCCTTACTCTTCATTTGTTTAAATTCTGAAAAGTACttcattattttaaataaatttttaaagcattttgcacttattaaaatattttatcattttttaaaaaaaagcctcTCTTAgcgagttcgccttaggcctccaaatgcattgggccgcccctgggtGTAGAATAAAATTTCCAGCACAAAGAAGCAGTGCTACGTTCGTGGCATGCCAGCAGCATCGATCTAACTCCACGCATCCAACTATTTTGGAGATGTGTCTCCGCTTGTCTAAATCCTCACGTCCCACAtcagcaatgaaacaaaaacaaaaaaaacaaaaactggtGCTTTTGCATTAGATCATATTGATCCATCAAGTGGGCGATAGAAAACGTTCATTAGATACCAATCACTTGCCAGTTGCGTGGTTTTGACATTATAGTAATATATGCTGAAGTAACAATGTATAATTTTCCTGATCTACTAAGCTGGCATCCAACTTGGCACTAAAACTAAcacctcttcctcttccctagGTTTGGCAGCGGCAtcagtttttttttcccctcattTTTTCTCTTCCGTAGAGGAATAGGGGTGTTAATTTTATGATCATGCTGCACGTCACCTCAATATGCCATGTAAATAGCGTAtagacttaataaattttttatatagcTTTTATATATTCCTCCAGAGTTGCTTTGACGAGTTTGGATTCTCTACCACGCCATATAGGGCTTTTTGAGAGATGGCCAACAACTATCTCACGCATAATCTTGCTGGAACTCAGCCCTCGATCCGATGAGGTTGATGTCCCTAATTTTTCCAATCCTTTTTTCTGATATTAAGAATAGTCCTAATTAATACACCAGCGTTGCTTTGACGAGTTTGGATTCTCTACCGCGCCATCTAGGGCTTGTTGAGAGATGGCCAACAACTATCTCACGTATGGTCTTGTTGGAACTCAGCCCTCAATTCGATGAGGTTGATGTCCCTAATTTGTCCCGATCCTTTTTCTAATATTAAGAATAGTCTTAATTAATACTTCCGCCTGATTAATTTGATGTACTCTATCCCCTCTGGTTTCGTGATTGTCATCTCCTTCTCATATGGGAAAAGATTAGAATCAATCTTTCAGATAACCTAGTTTTAATGTTCGCATCAAGTTGGATATGAGGAATAACTCATTTACTGGATGGATGTCGTGCCCTTTTGGGCCTTAAGAAGAAGATAATTAACTATGATTATGATAATTTCATTATTAGAGTAAAATATCACCTTTTTGACAAATTTGCCCATTCTTTTGTAAATTTCTAAATTTAGTTTTCTTTGGTTCTAGATAGCTATATTATTTGattaattataatttattatggtGCGATGAGTTATTGTTGCATAATTGCATTATTTGTATAATTATTCAAAGGCAAGAAATGCATGTCCAACAGTGAATTTTCATATATGCGCCGTTTGAAGGGAAGTATGATGAATTATGTTAATCCAATAGGAGAAAATTAGgtcattttctttttgaaaataaaaaatttctaaaaagaaTTTTTTAGCTTTCACGTAGTGTAGCTTTGGTTCGAAAAAGAAACCGAGCTTCAAATTGTGCTGCGGCtaaaaatttcttttaaaattttgatctgACTCTGAGCTCGAGTTTGGTTGAAGACTGATTGGACTGGCCTAAATTAGGCTCGAGCTTCTCCTCTGAGCTCCAACACAAATGAGacagagggggggagagagcaTGGAGGAGAGAAGAAATATCGGGGAAAGAGAGattgggagggagagagggggaaaGAGATTAGGAGGGAGAGAGGCAGAGCATAGGCCTTTTGATGCCAGGTCAAGCCCTAGCCCAAGCCTGGCCTGACATGTTTTTGGCTGAGCCCGACCCATGCATTCTCGGGCTTGGTTCAAGGCCTGATCTGAAGCTTGCCTGGGTCGACGGGCCTCAGGCTGCTCGGGCCCATTTCTAGCCTTTGATCCAGTGGTCTTTATTGCATAGGACCATCAAATGGTCTAATGGGTGTCCATCAACACAAATAACTTTGATCATGTTAGTGTGGACGTGCCACCAATAACATGAACTTTGTGTTGCAGCATTAAAAGTAGAGAACAAGGCTCTATTTAAAGGTTAGGTTTAATATTGACTTGTCATAATTACTGTTCCCTATAGTATCTTTGTGGTTAAAATTTATTACCTATATTCTCATTCTTAGATCTACATACAAGTTTGTGAAATCGCCTTTAGTATTGTTTTAGACGTGATTCCTTTTGTTTTACATATTTTGAAAAATCTCTATGTTTTGTCTCGAGGATGGAACATATTTATCTTTGGGATTCCAACCTAGTTAACGGTGATGTGAATGTAGCTGGTTTTAAGAGAGTTCAAATATGTCACAAGCAAGCTTTCTTCTCCAAAAAGTGACAAATACACTTTAAACAAATacacattgttttttttttttttttttttttttttttgggggggggggggggggggggggggggcaattCACACGGCTTTAAcatgaatacatccaaaaaaattcaaaagtaaTATATCCCGAAATGTCCCATGGGCAAGTATACAATCCGTCCAAAACAAACGATCAAAGTGATAAGTTACAAAGGAGACCACCTAGTCTGCAGCTTTATTTGCTTCGCGGTAGAAACTCCTCGCAACAAGGAACGTACCCGCTCTCATTAGGCTCGAGATGTACTATACCAAGGGAAGTGCACCCACCTTTTTGGCTTACTCCTGAATCCAAGCAATTACCGTAGCAAAGTTGCCCTCAACTAAAAAGAAACACCCTTCACAAGTGAATCAACAAGCGAGATATGGTGATCAATTATATTAGTTATTCTGATAATAGCTATAATTCCTGCCAATGGCATCATCTATTGGTGATAATAACAAAAGACGGTATAATAGGTCTTTATGAAGgtgattgatagtcaactttaaaaaccacgcaatagcacgtatctggtaggatagtgattacgggtatcgatccatagagattggggtacagttgttttcttaaaaataaaaaatatttaaaaagaagagtttgtgaagaaaattaaactaaggaatttaattaaaatgttatcagtttgaggaaaactagggcaagaaattcaccactaacatcggaacaagggttaattatattttaatttattcttggattatcatgcaaattggctacaagcctaataagcgtttaaataaaaattcacaaaagtaatttggaaataatccatcttcggttggcatgaaatgtctaccctaaactaatgtggcaggacactgcatcttccctaagcatggactatcttatatttacttagtgatcatgaagaagagttgtacgaacatcatacttaaaatcacagaaattaaatatgattcaaaagaagatatccattaaaaataataagttcatacaaccccaagaatataaaataaaatataaaacccttatccctttgttagggttgcatccagccctagtgaagagatcagccttccatggagtcgtgggcgacagcagcagcgatgtagaaggccttcatcacgactgggttctccctcctttctcccgccggcttcctctctctcttggatttcatcatttttttctttgggaaatcattcccaaaatacccaaaatatTATCTCTCCCTTGGTTCTTCGGTGGGAACTCCCCTGTCGAGAGATGGAACCGAACCGAAGTTGAAGAATGCTCTGAAGAGAAGAACTCTTCTCTTTATATAGGCTGTCCACCTCCCCTGTTGTACCTCATGTGGCTGTTTGGGATGCACGCAAAGAAGTTCGGATGGAGATAAGAACTGATCGCGGATAAAGCTAGGTGCAGTTGGAAGGCGGTTGCTCCATCTTTTCCGGAAACAGAGAAATGActcaaaacaggggaggatgggTGAACATGTAAGGTTGCTTAGACAAGGATGGATAACGTCCGTGATGAATGGCGAGATCTTGGAAGATGCTGATCCGTCGAGATGTTGGAGTTGAAGCTTATCCATGGATAACAGAAGGCTGGATCGCGTGGAAGGAATTCATCCGTGAACGTTGGGAAGATGAATCGGAAGCCATGATACGGGAGATCGGCTCTGATCCTTGGATACTTGCAGTTGGTATCTGGATAAGGATCACGCTGATATGCACGGTCGTGGAAGTAGCTGGGACGTGGAGAAGTTGAGCTGAACTCATCCGTGGAGGGAAGAAGACTTGAATCACGGATGGTTGACGCGATCTGGAAGAGCCTGACGTTGcttcaaccggaggagacgtggACGTGAAGCTCGCAATGGGAAGATTCAGATTCTGTTCCGCTGAAGCAGGGGATGACGTTTATCCTTATGAACGGTgggatgcttggaagaaaacggAATGAAGGACCTTGGGGCTGATCCTTGAATCGCGGACGCGGGGAAGATAACACTCTGTTTTGGGATgcaggggaagatgcattttgacgccgtgaagctcgggaggatATGGAATGCTGATCCACGGAATGAGGAGAGGATAAGGATGCTGAGACCTCACATGCGGACAGCTGGGAACAGGGGAGCTGATCTGTGGGATATTGGAATGATGCGGAGAAGGCTCGGATGGCTCTTGGataaaatctgggatgatacgGATGACGTGGGAGCGTAGGTCGATGGGAAGATGAACACAGTTGAAGCTGGGAGTCCGGAAGAATCGGGATGCTAATCTGAGTGATCACGGGATGAGAATGAATACGGAGACGTGTAAgttgaaacaggggagaagcTTGGGAACGGCTAGCCATGGGATGGGAAGACTCGGCATCTGTTCCGCTGGAAGGATGGTTCTGGAAGAGATTGATTTGTGGGATAAGAAGTTTATCCGGAAGAGTATGAGAGCTGGAAGATGTGATCTGAGAAGATAAACTTGGGAAAGAATGGGAATAGGAACACGGGAAGACTAGCATGGAAGGCTTGTTCTTCGGATGGGAGATTAGTCACGGCTGGTTGGGTTAATCCAAAAGGCTATGATGTGTGGGAGGAATTACGTGGAAGAAGGGGAGGATAAGAAAAATGTGGACGGAAGTATCATGCACGAGATGTAAAGCAGGGGAATTAATTCGTGGATGATGGGATGACTGGAATGGCTGGTTTCAACCGGGATAAAGTCTAATGAATGTGATACGAGTTTGCAACGTGGGAAGTTTTGAGACaaaatattagaacatgaacGAAAAGTCGAGCTCAGTTGGATGTGAAAGAAATAATAGAGTTGGGATGAACGGCTGAATCGAAAATCTGAGAGGATTTGAATTGCAGGGTgtatgcgatttgggttcagcgATCATCCTAAAtgagtttgacttgacctgcatacattagactcaatcagtaaataagtaaaactcgaattacctttagtAATTTATTAACATGCAataatgaaggtaacacatttttttagttaaattcacaaaatatatgaattaaaataatgataagtgctacg of the Phoenix dactylifera cultivar Barhee BC4 unplaced genomic scaffold, palm_55x_up_171113_PBpolish2nd_filt_p 000152F, whole genome shotgun sequence genome contains:
- the LOC120104964 gene encoding pyrophosphate--fructose 6-phosphate 1-phosphotransferase subunit beta 1-like encodes the protein MAANSILANGGKGPSPGRLAAVYSEVQTSRLNHSLPLPSVVRGPFKIVDGPLSSAAGNPDEIKKLFPNLFGQPSATLVPTGSAPSEMAGSLKVGVVLSGGQAPGGHNVISGIFDYLQDRAKGSTLYGFKGGPAGIMKCKYMELTSEYIYPYRNQGGFDMICSGRDKIETPEQFKQAEETALKLDLDGLVVIADTSTRRDDDAVDP